In the Bradyrhizobium guangzhouense genome, one interval contains:
- a CDS encoding acyltransferase, with protein sequence MRGQPKNISLPRRLIIDLMYASMGVPFVSLSRSLNIRPLLEARAAAMAPVGWAAMFVKAFALVARDEPVLRTVYAKWPWPTLYELPDSVASVAIARLEDGEECVMPQRIAAPEAMTLAAVDHEIRRAKTAPVEDVPMFRKIMRVTRLPLPLRRLSWAVGLNFGRQRGNWFGSFAVSSVAAYGGGELHPITPGPFIVSYGLVEPDQTIHVVIRWDHRVTDAAPIARVLTRLEQALNTEIAAELRAAGAKPIRAVGA encoded by the coding sequence ATGCGCGGTCAGCCCAAGAACATTTCCCTGCCGCGTCGCCTGATCATCGACCTGATGTACGCCTCGATGGGCGTGCCCTTCGTGTCGCTCTCCCGCTCGCTCAATATCCGCCCCCTGCTGGAGGCCCGCGCGGCCGCAATGGCGCCGGTCGGCTGGGCGGCGATGTTCGTCAAGGCATTCGCCCTGGTGGCCAGGGACGAGCCGGTGCTGCGCACCGTCTACGCCAAATGGCCCTGGCCGACGCTCTACGAGCTCCCCGACAGCGTGGCGTCGGTAGCGATCGCCCGGCTCGAGGATGGCGAGGAATGCGTCATGCCGCAGCGAATCGCGGCCCCCGAGGCCATGACGCTGGCCGCGGTCGACCATGAGATCCGACGCGCCAAGACGGCCCCGGTCGAAGATGTTCCCATGTTCCGCAAGATCATGCGGGTCACCCGGTTACCGCTGCCGTTGCGGCGCCTGTCCTGGGCGGTGGGCCTCAATTTCGGCCGGCAGCGCGGCAATTGGTTCGGCAGCTTCGCGGTGAGCTCGGTGGCCGCCTATGGCGGCGGCGAGCTCCACCCCATCACGCCCGGCCCGTTCATAGTCAGCTATGGCCTTGTCGAGCCGGACCAGACCATCCATGTCGTGATCCGCTGGGACCACCGGGTCACGGACGCTGCCCCCATCGCCCGGGTCCTGACCCGACTAGAACAGGCCCTGAACACTGAAATTGCTGCCGAATTGCGCGCGGCAGGCGCCAAGCCGATCCGGGCCGTCGGGGCATGA
- a CDS encoding type II toxin-antitoxin system RelE/ParE family toxin translates to MLLNAAMAEYRLSERTRADLIDIYDFSESRFGKYQAEAYYAGLIRSFELRADFPLIGQQVDELAAGYRRFRFQSHLIFYTVQPDHVEIRAVLHGAQGIRPQLFD, encoded by the coding sequence GTGTTGCTCAACGCCGCCATGGCTGAGTACCGGCTGTCGGAGCGTACCCGAGCCGATCTGATCGACATTTACGACTTCAGCGAAAGCCGGTTCGGCAAATATCAGGCCGAGGCCTACTACGCCGGCTTGATCCGATCCTTCGAACTTCGCGCCGACTTTCCTCTAATCGGCCAGCAAGTAGATGAACTCGCGGCAGGCTACCGACGTTTCCGCTTCCAATCACATCTGATTTTCTACACGGTACAGCCCGACCACGTCGAAATCCGTGCCGTCCTTCACGGCGCGCAAGGCATCAGACCGCAATTGTTCGACTAG
- the rpsD gene encoding 30S ribosomal protein S4, producing MTKRSEAKYKIDRRMGQNIWGRPKSPVNRREYGPGQHGQRRKGKLSDFGVQLRAKQKLKGYYANISERQFHGIYVEASRLKGDTGENLIGLLERRLDAVVYRAKFVSTIFAARQFINHGHIKVNGRKVNISSYQVKIGDVVEVKEASKQLAHVLEASQLPERDTPDYLEVDHGKMTAKYVRIPGLSDVPFPVQMEPHLVVEFYSR from the coding sequence ATGACTAAGCGCAGTGAGGCGAAGTACAAGATTGATCGCCGTATGGGCCAGAACATCTGGGGCCGCCCGAAGAGCCCCGTGAACCGCCGCGAGTACGGCCCCGGCCAGCACGGCCAGCGCCGCAAGGGCAAGCTTTCGGACTTCGGCGTGCAGCTGCGCGCCAAGCAGAAGCTGAAGGGCTACTACGCCAACATCAGCGAGCGTCAGTTCCACGGCATCTATGTCGAGGCGAGCCGCCTCAAGGGTGACACCGGCGAGAACCTGATCGGCCTGCTGGAGCGTCGTCTCGACGCGGTCGTGTACCGCGCCAAGTTCGTCTCGACGATCTTCGCCGCCCGCCAGTTCATCAATCACGGCCACATCAAGGTGAACGGCCGCAAGGTCAACATCTCGAGCTACCAGGTCAAGATCGGCGACGTCGTCGAGGTCAAGGAAGCCTCCAAGCAGCTCGCCCACGTTCTCGAAGCCAGCCAGCTTCCCGAGCGCGACACCCCCGACTATCTCGAAGTCGACCACGGCAAGATGACCGCCAAATACGTGCGCATCCCCGGCCTCTCCGACGTGCCGTTCCCGGTGCAGATGGAGCCCCATCTGGTCGTCGAATTCTATTCGCGCTGA